In Rutidosis leptorrhynchoides isolate AG116_Rl617_1_P2 chromosome 6, CSIRO_AGI_Rlap_v1, whole genome shotgun sequence, the DNA window CATTGTTTACATACTTGGACCAATCTTCAGTAGGATTCATCATATGGTTGTTAATCATGTCATCAATCTGTAACTCGTTAGATTGTGGATTCAACAAAGTTGATTTGGTCACATTCGGTGAGAGTAAGGGGTTCAAGTTTATGATTTGCAATATATTTTGCAACAATTGATCATTAATGGTAGTCAATGGGCTCATAATGGTTGGAACCATGAATGGGAAGTTAGATGGCGAAGTGGTTAACTTGGAAATAGCGTCGATAAAGATATTAAGATTAGGAACTGGTTTATGTGTTATTGGGTCAATTCCGGCCTTGATGAACTTTTTGCGAACATGAGTGTTCCAGTAATTCTTGATTTCATTATCGGTCCTTCCTGGAAGTTGTGAAGCAATTTTCGACCACCTACACAAATTAttccaaattttattttattttattttttcggaAGCGGATGTTTTTATTAAACGGAACATATCAAGACATTATTCGAATATACATGATGAATATACATGATGACGGTAGAACATGCTAAACCCAAATTACATGTAAATAGGGTTGAGATTCTCTCATGTAACTTGACCTATCAAGTTATTTTTCATGCATAAACAAAATGTAAACATAACATAATAAATACTTATATACTACCTAATAAATAGTGGACCCCTTATTTTTTCTATCACAAACCATCTAACATGAtcaatcatgttattttaaaacttAGAGAAAATTCTTATTCTTTAAATTAAATAAACATTTCTACTTCTGAAGGAAATCAAAATAAATAGAAATAAATTAGCATCGTCTTCTAATGTATCTTTTGAAGGTTTCTTGTTATTGAAGATAGTTTTCTTTTTATACTTCCAGAACATCTATAAAGCAGTTTGAATCACCATGCATGCTTTTGAATGTTCATTGTTATTAAAGGTAGCAACAAAGTACATGCATGTCGAAGTTTACAATTGATACATATTCAATTGATCTAGGAAAGATCATTATTTAATTATAGCCACCTTTTATGTTTTTGACGATTCCAGGCCCATTAACAGTTTTCAACAGAATAATAACATCAAGAGCTATGTTTAGTAAAATTCTATATATAAGTTCGAACAGATTAAGTTAAATCGTTAATTTCGCAGCAAGTAAAATTTGAGAAAATGAAATGTACCAACGacgtaaagtaaataaaatttgaGAAATTGTGATCCAAGAGAAAGAAAACATACTTATTTCCAAGAGCGGAATGAAGGTTAATGATAAGATTCTCTTCTTCTTCCGTAAACTTTCCTCTTTTAATATCGGGATTAAGATAATTAATCCATCTCAATCTACAACTCTTACCGCACCTATTCAAACCAGCACGTTTAGGTAACGCTCGCCAACTATCATGCCCATTTTTCTGAATGAAGCCGATAAGGATCTCATCTTCTTCCTCAGTCCATGGTCCTTTCTTCAAATCCCCACTCTCAGTACTACAAGGAGGCCTACCCATCTTAATTCAAATTTACATAAAATTGTAAATTTTCCTAAGTGATGATGTATATGAAGAGTGAAGTTGTGATAACTAATTGAGACAATTGTGTTTCTTATATGCAAAAAGTGTGACGTGTGTTAAACAATATTTTCAAAGTAACTGTATTAGTTATTTGGATTAGTATTTTATAAGAACGCTTAATTTATGCACGAAACGACGGAATATATTATAAGTTGCTTAGCAACCATCTTGGAGTTTCTATGTTACCTTTTTGATTAATGTGATTTTTCTAATTAACAACAAACAATTACTTTAATACTAACATGTAATCTGGACATTCTTAATTAATCTATCGATGTGCTTAATAAAAACAACATAAGTGAAAAAAATTATTCGATCATGTAGGATAACCTACTTGATATGTACACCTCAATATGGTATGTCCGAGCTTAATGTGTGTATCACAAACTAAACTCTAATCATTAAACTGAAAAGACAATATTGctaaatataatttaaattaagATTGTTCTTAGTAAATTTCTAAAATAGGAACATGAAATCGTTCACGTAATAAAGGTATATACTACTCGAGCCTAGTCCAAGTTCGACTAGGTTCGAGTTCATcttttttaaaaatttaattagCTCGAGCTTAGATCGTTTCGATCGAGCTTAATATGCTCGTTTAGGCTAGCTAGCGAACTTGTTCGAGCTCGAAAGAAGCTCAAGTTTGAGCTCGTTACTGAACAATTTATAAATTATGTTCAAACTTGCGTCCAAGCTCGTTTACGCTTGACTCGAATCGATCTCAACGAGCCGGGCTCGAATAAGTAACATTATAGAAAATAAAGTTTACTTGACGTTGTTTGTTTGAATAAGTGACATACAGAGTATAACTTATTAGGGGAACCTGAACGTGTTAGTGTATTGGTGATCATGACATGACTTTTAATAAGGGAGGTCAGGATTCGATCATCATGAGCTGCAAAATATTTTTCTTGAGGTTACTCGCTCGTTTCATGGGCTTTGGAGGTCTCGAACATCTTACATACGTGTCTCACCCATGAGGGTTTTACTAAACACGATGCTCATATATATGGATTCGCTGTCGGGGTTTCCTCATGTGGGGTGGTAGGACTGTAATGTTCATCCCTGAAATTAATAGGAGGGTGGGTTCCGACATCACGTTTGGACTGCGTAAGTAACTCCTAAccgcctctctctctctctttctctatctctctctctctctctctctctctctctatatatatatatatatatatatatatatatatatatatatatatatatatatttgcccaatatatatatatatatatatatatatatatatatatatatatatatatatatatatatatatatatatatat includes these proteins:
- the LOC139854928 gene encoding transcription factor MYB41-like, encoding MGRPPCSTESGDLKKGPWTEEEDEILIGFIQKNGHDSWRALPKRAGLNRCGKSCRLRWINYLNPDIKRGKFTEEEENLIINLHSALGNKWSKIASQLPGRTDNEIKNYWNTHVRKKFIKAGIDPITHKPVPNLNIFIDAISKLTTSPSNFPFMVPTIMSPLTTINDQLLQNILQIINLNPLLSPNVTKSTLLNPQSNELQIDDMINNHMMNPTEDWSKYVNNAVMEPHNEHNSASSSLMVSYADGNEFLDQNFIDFKNSSDGLLIENHDQLPGLVSLSPQEPTSNILTMNIPPQSNAFDAGFDDYYDSLLKI